The following proteins come from a genomic window of Acidobacteriota bacterium:
- a CDS encoding TlpA disulfide reductase family protein — translation MAVLRLRGALRGGVLALIFAFALAVPAAADSIWRSEEWTDLTGRTWTADDLEGRVVLLDFWATWCAPCLAELPDLRELDAAYGERGLVIVGIALDALERRDLRSFLLRHDITWPQVHERAGTQSDIARRFGVEAVPVTVLVDSAGRVVARDLRGKALGATVKALLRSSAVP, via the coding sequence GTGGCAGTTCTGAGGCTTCGCGGAGCCCTCCGCGGGGGTGTCCTGGCGCTGATCTTCGCCTTCGCCCTGGCCGTGCCGGCCGCCGCCGACTCGATCTGGCGCAGCGAGGAATGGACCGACCTCACCGGCCGCACCTGGACCGCCGATGACCTCGAGGGTCGCGTCGTCCTGCTCGACTTCTGGGCCACCTGGTGCGCCCCCTGCCTGGCCGAGCTACCGGACCTGCGCGAGCTCGATGCGGCCTATGGCGAGCGCGGTCTGGTGATCGTCGGCATCGCCCTCGACGCCCTCGAGCGGCGCGACCTGCGCTCATTCCTGCTGCGTCACGACATCACCTGGCCGCAGGTCCACGAGCGCGCCGGCACCCAGTCCGACATCGCCCGCCGTTTCGGCGTCGAGGCGGTACCGGTGACGGTGCTGGTCGATTCCGCAGGGCGCGTCGTCGCCCGCGATCTGCGCGGCAAGGCCCTTGGCGCCACGGTCAAGGCGCTGCTCCGCAGCTCGGCGGTGCCCTGA